The following nucleotide sequence is from Cumulibacter manganitolerans.
ACCCGCATCGGGCAGATCATCACCCAGATCAACGAGGAGTTCGGCACGTCGATCCTGCTCATCGAGCAGAACGCGTCGATGGCGCTGCGCGTGTCCAAGCGCGCGGTCGTGCTGGAGGTCGGCGAGCTCGCCCTGCAGGGCGACGCCCACGAGCTCGCTGCTTCCGAAGACGTCCAGGCCCTGTACCTCGGCGGCCACGGCGGTCACGACTCGCTCGAGCACGAGCGCATCAGTGACAACCGGCCCCGCCGCCGCAAGCTGGGGCTCTGGGCCGGATGAACGAGAAGGAACCCATGGCCAAGGAGTACATCGAGCCGCAGCGGATGGCCGACGCCGCCCGCCACGAGGATCGTCATGAGGCGTCGCACGACGTGCACCGGCACGACGAGCCGGCGGAGTTCGTCGACCCGACCATCAGCCGCGCGACCCGCGCCGCCACCGAGGCGCTCGGCGTCCCGCAGCTGGAGGTCAACGACATCACCGTGCAGTTCGGCGGCATCGTCGCGCTGAACCACGTGAGCTTCACCATCGAGCCGGGCACGATCCACGCGCTGATCGGCCCGAACGGTGCGGGCAAGTCGACCTGCTTCAACGCGATCACCGGCGTCTACAAGACGCGCACCGGCTTCGTGAAGTTCGGTGACCACACGCTGACCAACCTGTCCCCGAGCCGGATCGCCAGCTGCGGCGTGGGCCGCGCCTTCCAGAACCTCGCGCTGTCGCCGACCTCCACGGTCCTCGACAACGTGATGCTCGGGCGCTACCACCTCACCAGCGGCGGCTTCTTCTCCTCTGCGCTGCGGCTGCCGTGGACGATGAAGCAGGAGCGGCGGCACAAGGAGCGGGCGGCGGCGATCTGCGAGTTCCTCGGGATCGCCAAGTACCTGCACTCTCCCGCGGGCGTGCTGTCGTACGGAAACCAGAAGCGCATCGACATCGCCCGCGCGCTGGCCACCGAGCCCAAGCTGCTGATGCTCGACGAGCCCGCCGCAGGCATGAACAGCGGTGAGACCGCCGAGCTGGCCGCGCTGATCCACGACGTGCGCGACGAGGTCGGCGTGTCGATCATGCTCGTCGAACACGACATGAGCCTGGTCATGGGCGTCGCCGACCACATCACCGTGCTCGACTTCGGCAAGCGGATCGCCGACGGCCTGCCGTCGGTCGTCCAGAAGGACCCCGCGGTCATCCGCGCCTACCTCGGTGCCGAGGAGGAGGACGTGTCCGAGGCCGCCGTCGAGGCCGAGCTGGACGCCGACACCCCACCCAGCGAGCGCGCCGCCCACGGCGCGGCCCATGCGCCGCGCCACTCCGATCTTGATGAGAAGGACGACCGATGAGCACATTCATGCAGGTCCTGATCACGGGCCTGGGCCGCGGCGCCGTCTACGCGCTGCTCGCGCTGGGGTTCGTGATCATCTACAAGGCCACCGAGGTGGTCAACTTCGCCCACGGCTCGATCGCGCTGGTCGGCGGCTACCTGGTCTTCGTGCT
It contains:
- a CDS encoding ABC transporter ATP-binding protein; its protein translation is MAKEYIEPQRMADAARHEDRHEASHDVHRHDEPAEFVDPTISRATRAATEALGVPQLEVNDITVQFGGIVALNHVSFTIEPGTIHALIGPNGAGKSTCFNAITGVYKTRTGFVKFGDHTLTNLSPSRIASCGVGRAFQNLALSPTSTVLDNVMLGRYHLTSGGFFSSALRLPWTMKQERRHKERAAAICEFLGIAKYLHSPAGVLSYGNQKRIDIARALATEPKLLMLDEPAAGMNSGETAELAALIHDVRDEVGVSIMLVEHDMSLVMGVADHITVLDFGKRIADGLPSVVQKDPAVIRAYLGAEEEDVSEAAVEAELDADTPPSERAAHGAAHAPRHSDLDEKDDR